The following are encoded together in the Apus apus isolate bApuApu2 chromosome 7, bApuApu2.pri.cur, whole genome shotgun sequence genome:
- the BSND gene encoding barttin encodes MAEEKTFRYGFIMLGFFLVMTGIFIMSVEKPHIYITFCALGVLLVAVGITWSMCQCYPKITFIPVDTEAKQFLDHKPILLQEGKTRLVAPCPNHEATSTHEKSLLSYKQIQRQVEDSAPLPPTAQPRPRSCSQPAMQARAEVHRELGDAGDLPQEPDPRLDTVAGGCPSRPAPGDVPLASLLEDMDTPSLEGSAPGSPVPQCRHPPASTTCSSCTPTSSPAGGEHPGSPRKGTGEEDDLYYGLREGPDALPDDSDRLFEPEN; translated from the exons ATGGCTGAGGAGAAGACCTTTCGCTATGGGTTCATCATGCTGGGTTTCTTCCTGGTGATGACAGGAATATTCATCATGAGCGTGGAAAAACCCCACATCTACATCACTTTCTGCGCCCTGGGTGTCCTGCTCGTAGCTGTGGGCATCACGTGGAGCATGTGCCAGTGCTATCCAAAG ATAACATTCATCCCTGTGGACACCGAGGCCAAGCAGTTCCTGGACCACAAAcccatcctgctgcaggaggggaaaacCCG CTTGGTTGCACCCTGCCCCAACCATGAGGCCACCAGCACCCACGAGAAAAGCCTGCTGTCCTACAAGCAGATCCAGAGGCAGGTGGAGGACTCAGCCCCGCTccctcccacagcccagcccagacCCCGCAGCTGCTCTCAGCCAGCCATGCAGGCAAGAGCAGAGGtccacagggagctgggggatGCTGGAGATCTCCCCCAAGAGCCAGACCCTCGGCTGGACACGGTGGCAGGCGGCTG cccctcccgGCCAGCCCCGGGGGATGTGCCGCTGGCATCCCTCCTGGAGGACATGGACACGCCATCGCTGGAGGGCTCCGCACCCGGCAGCCCCGTTCCACAGTGCCGACATCCCCCAGCTTCTAccacctgctccagctgcacccCGACCAGCTCCCCGGCGGGGGGAGAGCACCCCGGTTCCCCCCGCAAAGGCACCGGGGAGGAGGACGACCTGTATTATGGGCTCCGAGAGGGGCCGGACGCTCTGCCCGACGACAGTGACCGCCTTTTCGAGcctgaaaactga
- the PCSK9 gene encoding proprotein convertase subtilisin/kexin type 9, producing the protein MSSDVLDTVLKLPHVEYVEEDAYVFAQSTPWNLGRIVPPQPSSGAYSPPNKGDLVEIYLLDTSVQSTHREIQGRVLVTGFESVPEEDSTHLHRQASRCDSHGTHTAGVLGGHDAGVATGATIHSLRVLNCQGKGTISGTLLGLEFIKARLEAQPRLPLVVLLPLAGSRSRVLNAGCRRVVRMGVVVVAAAGNYKDDACLYSPAAEPEVITVGATNSEDQPASMGTLGTNFGPCVDLFAPGDDIIGASSHCSTCFTARSGTSQAAAHVAGMAAMLLSAQPQLSVTQLRQHLLHFAAKNVMDMARFPEEQRLQTPNSEARLPTWLGTEQQLSCRSVWSARSGLSRDSTAASRCASSEEMLGCSGFSSSGGRLWEHLEEQGGQKRCVARGAPRARGVSAIARCCTWPGDKGRIDSSSPAAAGSGCPPRDPGPTGCRFHSPAAVSGDSGRPVPGLGSRPRHCAGRTEVMAHALCCPAAGLECRVKEHTSLGSAEKVTVSCGDGWVLTGCNTDSQSPGTMGAYAVDNTCVAARVPGSSAATAIAVCCRTRP; encoded by the exons ATGAGCAGCGACGTCCTGGACACG GTGCTGAAGCTGCCGCACGTGGAGTATGTCGAGGAGGACGCCTACGTCTTTGCCCAGAGCACCCCTTGGAACCTGGGCAGGATCGTGccaccacagcccagctcaggtGCCTACAGCCCTCCCA ATAAAGGTGACCTGGTAGAGATATATCTGCTGGACACCAGCGTGCAGAGCACCCATCGGGAGATCCAGGGCAGGGTGCTTGTGACGGGCTTTGAGAGTGTCCCTGAGGAGGACAGCACCCACCTTCACAGGCAG GCCAGCAGGTGTGACAGCCACGGGACCCACACGGCCGGGGTGCTGGGTGGGCACGATGCCGGCGTGGCCACAGGGGCCACCATCCACAGCCTCCGCGTGCTGAACTGCCAGGGGAAGGGCACCATCAGCGGGACCCTGCTCG GGCTGGAATTCATCAAGGCGAGGCTGGAGGCTCAGCCCCGCCTGCCTCTGGTGGTTCTGCTGCCCTTGGCTGGGTCCCGCAGCCGCGTGCTGAACGCCGGCTGCCGGCGGGTGGTGCGgatgggggtggtggtggtggcagctgctgggaactACAAGGATGACGCCTGCCTGTACTCGCCAGCAGCCGAGCCGGAG GTCATTACGGTGGGTGCCACCAACAGTGAGGACCAGCCAGCCTCCATGGGCACCCTGGGCACCAACTTCGGCCCCTGTGTGGACCTCTTTGCCCCCGGGGACGACATCATTGGCGCTTCCAGCCACTGCAGCACGTGCTTCACGGCGCGGAGCGGGACGTCACAGGCAGCTGCACATGTGGCAG GCATGGCTGCCATGCTGCTCagtgcccagccccagctgagcGTCACCCAGCTCCGTCAGCACCTCTTGCACTTTGCCGCCAAGAATGTCATGGACATGGCGCGGTTCCCTGAGGAGCAGCGGCTCCAGACACCCAACAGTGAGGCCAGGTTGCCCACCTGGCTGGGCACAG agcagcagctgtcctGCCGCTCGGTGTGGTCGGCGCGCTCGGGGCTGTCCCGGGACTCCACGGCCGCGTCTCGCTGCGCCAGCTCCGAGGAGATGCTCGGCTGCTCCGGCTTCTCCAGCAGCGGCGGGCGGCTGTGGGAGCACCTGGAG GAGCAGGGCGGGCAGAAGCGGTGCGTGGCCCGCGGCGCTCCCCGGGCCCGGGGGGTCTCTGCCATCGCCAGGTGCTGCACCTGGCCCGGTGACAAGGGCCGGATCGACTCCAGCTCCCCGGCAGCTGCGGGCTCCGGCTGCCCCCCGCGGGACCCCGGGCCGACCG GCTGCCGTTTCCACTCCCCTGCAGCAGTGTCAGGTGACAGTGGCAGACctgtccctgggctggggagcaggcCCAGGCACTGTGCTGGGAGGACAGAGGTGATGGCACATGCCttgtgctgccctgctgcaggccTCGAGTGCCGGGTGAAGGAGCACACgtccctgggctctgcagagaag GTGACGGTGTCCTGTGGTGACGGCTGGGTGCTGACAGGCTGCAACACCGATTCCCAGAGCCCCGGCACCATGGGAGCCTACGCTGTGGACAACACCTGCGTGGCAGCCCGTGTCCCAGGCAGCAGCGCAGCTACAGCCATCGCCGTTTGCTGCCGGACCCGCCCATAG
- the DHCR24 gene encoding delta(24)-sterol reductase: protein MSPVWSVGAGLLLLLLWVRHRGLEAVLVHHRWVFVCLFLLPLSILFDVYYQLRARAVRLLHSAPRQHGQRVRHIQAQVRQWKKEGSKRYMCTGRPGWLTVSLRVGKYKKIHKNIMINLMDVLEVDSERQVVRVEPLVTMGQLTAHLNPMGWTIPVVPELDDLTVGGLIMGTGIESSSHIYGLFQHTCVAYELVLADGSLVRCSPTENSDLFYAVPWSCGTLGFLVAAEIKMIPAKKYVRIYYEPVRGLQKICEKFTEESKKKENSFVEGLVYSLEEAVIMTGVLTDEAEQSKINRIGNYYKPWFFKHVEKYLKDDRTGIEYIPSRHYYHRHTRSIFWELQDIIPFGNNPVFRYLFGWMVPPKISLLKLTQGEAIRKLYEQHHVVQDMLVPMKSLEKSIQTFHVDLNVYPLWLCPFILPNNPGMVHPKGDEAELYVDIGAYGEPKSKQFEARASMRQMEKFVRSVHGFQMLYADCYMTREEFWDMFDGSLYHKLREQMNCKDAFPEVYDKICKAARH from the exons aTGTCGCCGGTCTGGTCGGTGGGCGcggggctcctgctgctgctgctctgggtgcgGCACCGCGGGCTGGAGGCCGTGCTGGTGCACCACCGCTGGGTCTTCgtctgcctcttcctcctgccgCTCTCCATCCTCTTCGACGTCTACTACCAGCTGCGCGCCCGGGCCGTCCGGCTCCTGCACAGCGCCCCGCGGCAGCACGGCCAGCGCGTCCGGCACATCCAGGCGCAG GTTCGGCaatggaaaaaggaaggcagcaaaAGATACATGTGCACTGGCCGTCCTGGCTGGCTGACTGTATCACTTCGTGTTGGGAAGTATAAGAAGATTCATAAGAACATCATGATCAACCTCATGGATGTCCTGGAAGTAGACAGTGAAAGACAG gtGGTTCGTGTGGAACCTTTGGTTACCATGGGCCAGTTGACTGCACACCTGAATCCCATGGGCTGGACTATTCCTGTGGTACCAGAGCTTGATGATCTCACTGTAG GTGGCCTGATCATGGGAACTGGCATTGAGTCTTCATCCCACATCTATGGGCTTTTCCAACACACCTGCGTGGCCTATGAACTTGTTCTTGCTGATGGAAGCCTTGTGAGATGTTCACCA ACTGAAAATTCAGACCTATTTTATGCAGTGCCTTGGTCTTGTGGTACTCTGGGTTTCCTGgttgcagcagaaataaaaatgattcCTGCCAAGAAATATGTCAGAATATATTATGAGCCTGTGAGAGGACTGCAGAAGATTTGTGAAAAGTTTACTGAAGAATCTAAGAAAAAAGAGAATAGCTTTGTGGAAGGACTTGTGTATTCTTTGGAAGAAGCAGTCATCATGACAGGAGTCTTGACTGATGAAGCTGAGCAAAGCAAG atAAACAGAATTGGCAACTACTACAAGCCGTGGTTCTTTAAGCATGTGGAGAAGTATTTGAAAGATGACAGGACTGGAATAGAATACATTCCCTCAAGACATTATTACCACAGACATACACGCAGTATCTTCTGGGAGCTCCAA GATATCATTCCTTTCGGCAATAACCCTGTTTTCCGTTACCTCTTTGGCTGGATGGTTCCTCCAAAAATCTCTTTGTTAAAACTCACCCAAGGAGAAGCTATTCGGAAGCTGTATGAGCAGCACCATGTTGTTCAGGACATGTTGGTGCCAATGAAGAGCCTTGAAAAATCTATCCAGACCTTCCACGTTGACCTTAAC GTGTACCCTCTTTGGTTATGTCCTTTCATATTGCCCAATAATCCTGGTATGGTTCATCCAAAAGGGGATGAAGCAGAACTCTACGTGGATATAGGAGCTTATGGAGAACCTAAAAGTAAACAATTTGAAGCCAGGGCTTCGATGAGGCAAATGGAAAAGTTTGTAAGAAGTGTGCATGG TTTCCAGATGCTGTATGCAGATTGCTACATGACCCGTGAGGAGTTCTGGGATATGTTTGATGGTTCATTATACCACAAGCTGAGGGAGCAAATGAATTGCAAGGATGCCTTTCCAGAAGTGTATGATAAAATCTGCAAAGCTGCCAGGCACTGA
- the TMEM61 gene encoding transmembrane protein 61, whose product MAASSFRYGMTITGAVLLVTGTLCFAWWSDGEVGTSASSGAHLLPPREAEAVPSSSNALLRSVSFFCCGIGGILLLFGLLWSVKANARVVSRRYQYHFPRDLQYFTAEPLEKWNCSTWDSSTIPTYEEALTCRPAHGAPAYAQPVGRKEELTPPLYHYLEEDESWQVSRRRSSSDSALFRPSPSWLETQQPREPQATPPPSYENISVRGV is encoded by the exons ATGGCAGCCTCCTCCTTCCGCTACGGCATGACCATcactggggctgtgctgctaGTGACAGGGACTCTGTGCTTTGCCTGGTGGAGTGACGGGGAGGTGGGCACCTCGGCCAGCAGTGGGGCTCACCTCCTGCCTCCCCGGGAAGCCGAGGCtgttcccagctcctccaaCGCCCTGCTCCGCTCCGTCAGCTTCTTCTGCTGCGGCATCGGtggcatcctcctcctctttggGCTCCTCTGGTCCGTGAAAGCCAACGCCAGGGTGGTCTCCCGCCGCTACCAGTACCATTTCCCCAGGGACCTGCAGTACTTCACTGCGGAGCCTCTGGAGAAGTGGAACTGCAG CACCTGGGACTCCAGTACCATCCCCACCTATGAAGAAGCCCTGACCTGCAGACCTGCCCACGGTGCCCCAGCCTACGCCCAGCctgtggggaggaaggaggagctCACGCCACCCCTGTACCACTATCTGGAGGAGGATGAGAGCTGGCAGGTCAGCCGCCGGCGCAGCTCCTCCGACAGCGCCTTGTTCCGCCCCAGCCCATCCTGGCTGGAgacccagcagcccagggagccACAGGCAACACCTCCCCCCAGCTATGAAAACATCAGTGTTCGgggtgtctga